Proteins found in one Vulpes vulpes isolate BD-2025 chromosome 13, VulVul3, whole genome shotgun sequence genomic segment:
- the LOC140595109 gene encoding uncharacterized protein: MNQCTGPVSRTQRHRRPGPRGRSARPGSAGAREGRGCPGPPAGRRGLTPQPRPQPQRRTCARPRAALPHEHAHARERRAPASPALRRRRARAGAPASEREAGAPDWAGARERRSRLRSSAREAPPPPRPPLLPRAGSARPKPRACARVRSPGPSGGGPVDSIESVARSRINPFLVRPFRGPRGSVPAQAGGAPSPQPAPRMHGKGGGAARAGGAEGARAVREAGAGARGRPAAGAAGRPGRSAFSPRSGAPASSRRCGRAAGGGAARARPGVGRGRAGVGTRRPGGRAGRRAGSGGGGGGGPARALAEPRRRSSWPPPLAPPQCTAVAVGVGTAPSPAPSAARRAPPLRAAGPAGEGAGTPALALPAAPAELRSRPRAAPAPGRGRAGEGPARAGRGVRGARAPGSRGAARGCGARPHARSRSRSRSRSPPPPALPLGFGAAGPTLRRTPIRKEQAALPPPGSEAGAFVRGGLQTARPPPASRARRDESEAAGAPEPAGVWRWALRFPPMPAVRACRREVVPPPLSRPLRGRGGGGRRLCKSALAGPLPLPPAR, encoded by the exons ATGAATCAATGCACGGGCCCAG TTTCCAGAACGCAGCGGCACCGCCGGCCAGGACCCCGCGGCCGAAGCGCGCGTCCCGGGTCCGCCGGTGCACGCGAAGGCCGAGGGTGCCCGGGTCCCCCAGCCGGTCGCCGCGGACTAACCCCGCAGCCGCGGCCGCAGCCGCAGCGCCGGACCTGCGCGCGCCCGAGGGCGGCACTGCCCCACGAACATGCACACGCACGGGAGCGCCGCGCTCCCGCGTCCCCGGCGCTGcgccggcggcgggcgcgggcgggagcCCCGGCGTCGGAGCGGGAGGCGGGAGCACCAGACTGGGCGGGTGCCCGCGAGCGGCGCTCGCGCTTACGCTCCTCGGctcgcgaggccccgcccccgccccgcccacctctTCTCCCGCGCGCGGGCTCCGCGCGCCCCAAGccgcgcgcgtgcgcgcgcgtgCGCAGCCCAGGGCCCTCCGGGGGCGGCCCCGTAGACTCCATCGAAAGCGTCGCAAGGTCCCGGATTAACCCTTTCCTCGTTCGCCCATTTAGAGGCCCGCGAGGTTCCGTGCCTGCGCAAGCCGGCGGCGCGCCTTCCCCCCAGCCCGCACCGCGCATGCACGGGAAGGGGGGGGGTGCCG CGCGGGCCGGGGGTGCGGAAGGGGCCCGGGCCGTCCGcgaggcgggcgcgggggcgcgggggcggccggccgccggcgcggcggggcggcccGGAAGAAGCGCGTTCTCGCCGCGCTCTGGGGCACCAGCCAGCTCCAGGAGGTGCGGGCGGGCGGCCGGAGGCGGTGCGGCGCGAGCGCGGCCGGGCGTGGGCCGAGGCCGGGCGGGCGTGGGGACCCGGCGCCCTGGGGGCCGCGCAGGCCGGCGAGcgggctccggcggcggcggcggcggcggccccgcgcGCGCGCTCGCCGAGCCTCGGCGGCGGAGTTCATGGCCGCCCCCGCTCGCACCGCCGCAGTGCACCGcggtggcggtgggggtggggacggcCCCGAGCCCGGCGCCGAGCGCGGCCCGCCGGGCGCCGCCCCTCCGAGCCGCGGGCCCcgccggggagggggccgggaCCCCCGCGCTCGCACTCCCGGCTGCGCCCGCGGAGCTCCGGAGCCGGccgcgcgccgcccccgcccccggccgcgggagggcgggggagggcccGGCGCGAGCCGGCCGGGGAGTGCGCGGGGCGCGAGCTCCGGGCtcgcggggcgcggcgcggggctgCGGAGCCCGGCCGCAcgcccgctcccgctcccgctcccgctcccgctcgccgccgccgccggccctcCCGCTCGGGTTCGGAGCGGCGGGCCCCACTCTGCGCCGGACTCCGATTAGGAAAGAACAAGCGGCCCTTCCTCCTCCGGGCTCCGAGGCTGGGGCTTTTGTTCGGGGAGGGCTGCAGACGGCCCGtccgccccccgcctcccgggCCCGGAGAGATGAGAGCGAGGCCGCAGGGGCTCCCGAGCCCGCCGGGGTCTGGCGCTGGGCCCTCCGCTTCCCGCCCATGCCGGCCGTGCGAGCCTGCCGCCGGGAAGTCGTGCCGCCGCCATTGTCGCGGCCGCTCCGGGGCAGGGGAGGCGGCGGCCGCCGCTTATGTAAGTCTGCCTTGGCGgggccgctgccgctgccgcccgCCCGGTAA
- the ZBTB14 gene encoding zinc finger and BTB domain-containing protein 14: MEFFISMSETIKYNDDDHKTLFLKTLNEQRLEGEFCDIAIVVEDVKFRAHRCVLAACSTYFKKLFKKLEVDSSSVIEIDFLRSDIFEEVLNYMYTAKISVKKEDVNLMMSSGQILGIRFLDKLCSQKRDVSSPDENNGQSKSKYCLKINRPIGDAADAQDDDVEEIGDQDDSPSDDTVEGTPPSQEDGKSPTTTLRVQEAILKELGSEEVRKVNCYGQEVESMETPESKDLGSQTPQALTFNDGMSEVKDEQTPGWTTAASDMKFEYLLYGHHREQIACQACGKTFSDEGRLRKHEKLHTADRPFVCEMCTKGFTTQAHLKEHLKIHTGYKPYSCEVCGKSFIRAPDLKKHERVHSNERPFACHMCDKAFKHKSHLKDHERRHRGEKPFVCGSCTKAFAKASDLKRHENNMHSERKQVTPSAIQSETEQLQAAAMAAEAEQQLETIACS, from the exons ATG GAGTTTTTCATCAGTATGTCTGAAACCATTAAATATAATGACGATGATCATAAAACTCTGTTTCTGAAAACGCTAAATGAACAACGCCTGGAAGGAGAATTCTGTGATATTGCTATTGTGGTTGAAGATGTGAAATTCAGAGCACACCGGTGTGTTCTTGCTGCCTGCAGCACCTACTTTAAGAAGCTTTTCAAGAAGCTTGAGGTTGATAGCTCTTCAGtaatagaaatagattttcttCGTTCTGATATATTCGAAGAGGTCCTGAACTACATGTATACAGCAAAGATTTCGGTGAAAAAAGAAGATGTTAACTTAATGATGTCATCAGGGCAGATTCTTGGTATCCGATTTTTGGATAAACTCTGTTCTCAGAAGCGTGACGTATCTAGTCCTGATGAAAATAACGGCCAGTCGAAAAGTAAGTATTGTCTCAAAATAAATCGCCCCATTGGAGATGCTGCTGACGCTCAGGATGACGATGTGGAAGAAATTGGAGACCAGGATGACAGTCCCTCTGATGACACAGTAGAAGGCACCCCCCCAAGTCAGGAGGACGGCAAGTCGCCCACAACGACGCTCAGGGTTCAGGAGGCAATCTTGAAAGAGCTGGGGAGTGAGGAAGTTCGAAAAGTAAATTGCTACGGCCAGGAAGTAGAATCCATGGAGACCCCAGAATCGAAAGATTTGGGGTCCCAGACTCCTCAAGCCTTAACATTTAACGATGGAATGAGTGAAGTGAAGGACGAACAGACACCGGGCTGGACGACGGCTGCCAGTGACATGAAGTTCGAATATTTACTTTATGGCCACCATCGGGAGCAGATTGCCTGCCAGGCGTGCGGGAAGACCTTCTCTGACGAGGGCAGGTTGAGGAAGCACGAGAAACTCCACACGGCCGATAGGCCGTTTGTTTGTGAAATGTGCACAAAAGGTTTTACTACACAGGCCCACCTGAAAGAACACCTAAAAATCCACACGGGGTATAAGCCCTATAGTTGTGAGGTGTGTGGAAAATCCTTCATCCGTGCCCCAGACTTAAAGAAGCACGAGAGAGTTCACAGTAACGAGAGACCATTCGCGTGCCACATGTGTGACAAAGCCTTCAAACACAAGTCCCACCTCAAAGATCATGAACGAAGACACAGAGGGGAAAAGCCTTTTGTCTGTGGCTCTTGCACCAAGGCGTTCGCCAAGGCATCGGATCTGAAAAGGCACGAGAACAATATGCACAGTGAACGGAAGCAGGTTACCCCCAGTGCCATCCAGAGTGAGACAGAACAGTTGCAGGCAGCAGCGATGGCCGCCGAAGCGGAGCAGCAGTTGGAAACAATCGCCTGTAGCTAG